The sequence GTTCACATGTTCAACCTCTAGCACATTAGGCCAGATTTAATAAGTTGTGCGTGGTTACAGCTGCTATAACAGTGAAATAGGGTTGCAACTAAGACCCTGCAGTTGATTTGCATGATGAATGGATTAGTTGTAGGTCATTGCCATGTCCAAATATAGTCCACAGTTCAAGGGGACATTTTCAACAACATATCATTAATAATACCACCATTTATCAACATCATACAAGGTCATTAAGACCAGAACATTTGCATATTCAAAAGGCTGGAACCACATATTTGTGGgtacatttttacaaaaaatatGGCTTAAACAATTGTACTGTTTTATTCTAAAAATCAACTCATCAATTGAAAGCATTTAAGCATAGAAAAGGTTCCTAATCAGAGGTGCATCCTCTTTGTTAAATGTATTTGGTGACCTCACAATGGTACTTAATGTCCAGTTAAACACTTGGCCTCCTTTAGAACATTAAACAGTTTTACTtgcttttaatctttttttctatTATTACAGAAAGCTGCTTTACAACCTGTCTGAGGGGATTACTGATGACGACTTGAGAAATGTGAAGTTCTTGTTAATTGGAAGGCTTGACCGTAGAACACTGGAGGAAAATGTTGTGAGTGCATCATCACAGAGTCCTTTTTTAGAAGTTGAGATTGAGTGTGTTTATACCAATTAATCTAAGTAGGCACCAAATAAGCATCAAATAAGCTCTTATTCAGTAAAGTGTAAAAGAAAAACTGTAATCTGATCAACTTGTCAGTCTACACTGGAGGTCTTCCTGGCGATGGAGCACATGGACCTCATCGATGACACTAATCTAAAGCTACTGGAGACCATTGTCCAATCAGTCTGTCCCATGTTGAAAGAGAAGATCGACCGCTTTAAAGCACTGCAGGGTAAGCTAGAGACACAAATAACACATGCTATATGTAATGACACATTTGGAATGAGGACACAAATAAAGACGCTGAAAGCCGCAGGATAACTTTCATAAGGTTTTACTTCATTATCAGAGTAGCGAGGTTAGGACAGCAGCACAGAAACCTCACTATACCCACAACATACCAACTCTTCcctaatttatattattattattatatatctcAAACTCCGATTTACAATTGCACCAATGACCTAGTCAAAACTTGGATGTAGGGTCCATACAAATAATATACTGAAAGAGGAAAAAGGTAGAcaactgtttaaaaaaaataattatgattTAAAAGGATGTTTTATATTTACTACAAaaggaaatattatttttaacTGTGGGGCCTTGAGTTTTGTCTCTAAAAGAGAGATGAGTCCACAAGATGTGAGCGTGTCAAAATACTTTTGTCCCTCAATGTAGAATGTAGCCAAGTACCTccataatcacacacacacacacacacacacacacacacacacacacacacacacacacacacacacacacacacacacacacacacacacacacacacacacacacacacacacacacacacacacacacacacacacacacacgtatcatGTCTTTGTGTTAGTCTTTGTGCAAATCACAATTATATTGGTTTATGTGGGTATTTTTCAACTACAGAAACTAACATCAGCCCTTCAGCTGAAGAAACAGGTCGGCAAAGATCAGTGTCCTTCCCAAATGATCAAAACCAGGTACGTTCTGCGATATTTTGAAACGCTCTGAGTTTCAGTGACAGATTTCTTATGTTATTATTGCCACATCTCTGAATTGTCGAACAGTAAGGCAGTGGGaatgaagtcttgttcatattTTTTTTCTGTGTTTGTTTCAGGTCCCTCAATCTTTAGATCTTGAGAGGGCTGCCTCATGTCAACTAGCAggtaaaatacttttttttaaagatcaTTTTGGATCACCatgttatggtttatctgtgttgaaaatagttaaataaataaataacccaTAATACGCTTTGCTTGTATGTCAGCAATCACTATGCAAGAGTGGGTGTAAATGTATTTGTCTTTGTTATGTCATATTACGTTTTGTTAAATGATTTTTCCTTGTTATCCTTAATTACGATATATTAACTTATACAATTAACTGGAAAATGCTGTATATTGTTTAGTTTTTTTACCATTATAGTGACAATGATCTTTTTCTATTCTTCAGAAATATTCCCTTCAATGAATGAGGTGAGAACATGCCATTAAAATATATGACGATATCATTGTTTAATTTCTCTGTGACTTTAATGCTCTTTTCTTTTGTCGCTCACACAGTGTACTTCAAACACCTCTTTGGGTGAGTCTTGTGTTTGGTTGGCTATCTCAAAATTCCATCATTTGATGTGCAGTGAGTGGATTATTTCTGAACCCTCTTTTATAATTTTTCAAGATTTACCAGAGGGACAAGCATGTGAGGTCCTGCCTGGACTGAGTGATTTAAACATTGGAACAAGCAGCTGTGGCGACTTGATAGGTAATTTTTAGAAGGTTCTTTGTTCATGTCCAACCTTTTTATtataaaatcaaatcaagttttatttatatagcacatttataaacgatttttggtcgtgccaaagtgctgtacatataataaaatagcctacagtagagatactttacagcaaatacaacagcgcagattgttcagaatatcagtatgagaaaaaacgacaccctctatccttagaccctctgtccttagaccctcacatcatacaaggaaaaacttctggagaaaaacccacagtttagagggaaaaaatgggagaaacctcagggagagcaacagaggagggatccctctcccaggacggatagacgtgcaatagatgccgtgtgtaaatcaaagagataatacattttacagcatatagaccgaatgttaggaaatgcatgtgtctgtaataagaagatgaatccacgaggatgtcagctacaatcctgtagGAGccttcagggaagcagcatgacgagacccaaggcaggaccccagagacaggttcagccacgacccgaagtccacgacttaatccagaactcaagATAGAgcatccaagacacaggactacagtaagaggatcagcctcgactccgtaCAAAAATCTGGACATTTCAAGAGAAGCctaaaaggccagagagaaaaagtgggttttaagtgttgatttaaaaacccccagggtctgggccgacctcacatagAGGGGCAACatattccagagcctggggcccgtTGCTGCGAATGCTCGGTACCCtctggttttgagcctggtcttaggcactatcagcagcagctgatcagccgaccttaaggctctgcctggggtgtagcgatggaggagttcagctacataggccggagccagcccatttagggctttgaaaacaaataaaaggacttTAAAATCTATTATTGATAtacaatgtttgtgtctttatcTTTGCCTAAATTGATTGTCCTTCCCCCATGTTCCATAGGGAGGATTGATGCTTTGGAAATGTTGCCTTCTCAGAAAAACATGGCTTCCTCTGAAATGAAAACATCTCTggctacaaacacacacattgaggtgtgtcatttcatatttcaagTACATGTGTTCAAGGAAGCAGTGAtatggctctgtgtgtgtgttcactaaAGCTATTGTTTGAATATGAAACCCACtgcaaaagtaaaaaaagtgCCCTCTCAGCAGTGCAAAGCTCTACCATGTCTGTCTGCAACGACCACTGCTGTACTGTTTGATTGAATAAACACAAACCATAATCACCCCGTCTAGACCACAAGCGTATTAGACATGTGTCAGTGCACTGCGTTCATCCAGGCTCTCATCTCAGCCCTGGATGATTGGCGTAACCGCATCCTGTACCGTTTTAAGCATTAAATCAAAGTTTTGGAAACTACTCATTTATTCCCAGCATCTGGAAagcaaaacatttaatttattGTGTATTCAGGACTGTTTATAAATGAACAAACTGTAACCTAAAATGTACATTTCCTGCTATAGACCTTTTTTGACATGCACTTCCAGATTGATCCACGGTCATATCAAAAATAGATCAGGTATACTACTATACTGACCTATGCGTGTAAATCTGGACATTTCAAATGTAAGCAGTTCTTAAAAATCCTATCCTAAGTTGAGTATTTATCTCCGTAGGTTTTGGGAAAATATCCCATGACTGCAGCAAAAAGAGGAATCTGCTTGATTGTGAACAACTACAAATTTGCTCAAAGTTTTAAGACACGGGAGGGCACCAATTTGGATGCAGGTGTGTTTATCTTGTTTTTTAAATTTCAAAAGGAACTGGTGCAAACTTGAGtctgttttatatatttatgtttgtatttacatctgtctgtgtttcttcCAGAGTGTCTGTGGAAAGTGTTTGAATGGCTCGGCTTTGAGACGGTGTTGGAGAAGGACCTTAAAGGGGATGAGATTAAGTCCGTGATGCTGGAGCTTGGCAGAAGGAACCACAATCAGATGGATTGTCTGGTTTGCTGCATCCTCAGCCACGGCAAGGAGGGGAGTGTTCACGGTGTGGACGGTCAACCTGTCGAGATCAAGAGACTGATGGAACCTGTCAATGGATCCCATTGCCCCTCTTTGGCAGGGAAACCCAAGCTCTTCTTCATCCAGGCCTGCCAGGGCAACAGTGAGCAAAAGGCTGTTTACATTGAGGCTGACAGTCCTGCAGAAAGTTATATTTTCAGCGATGCTTATAAAGCCAGTGACACCATCCCAGCAGATGCAGATTTCCTGATGGGAATGTCCACCGTTGCTTCTTTTGTCTCTTTCAGAGACAAGAGAAGTGGCTCGTGGTATATTCAGTCATTGTGCCAAAACCTCGTCCAGATGGTGCTAATGTGAGTAGAACAAAATATCtataattgttgtttttgtatAATGGGAATATGTTCAGTGCTTGGAACTAGTTGTGTATTTTTTTCATTGTATGTGACTTTATATACAGGCCTCTTTACTAACCCGATACAATTCAGTAGGGAGTAGTTTCATCCAGTTAACACTTTTAAATTCAAAACATACATTTGACTACCAGACAGTATGTAAACTAGTTCAAATTAGCTCCAGCTAGACTAACTACAGGGCTTAATACATAACTTATAATAATATATACTGACGTATGCTATTCAGCATAATCAGTTAATGTACTTTCGATACTTTTAGTGGTTAATGCTTAAATATAACAGTTTTGAATACAACACTATTACTTGTAATGCAGTATTTGTATTGAGTGTTATTAACATTTACTTGAATCAATAGGTTGAAATCTTCTTCCACTTTTTATCTTGGTTACTACTGTAATATTATGATTGTTTTGAACAAATTAAAAGTGATTTGTGTAGTTTTTAAGTTCACTATCTTAAAGCTTCTTTTGTTTTTCTCCCCAGAGGATGTGACCTTGGGTCTATCATGACCAAAGTGAATGCAGATGTTAGCAAGAAGTCCAATGGTATAAGCAAGCAGATGCCTCAACTACTTTCCACGCTCAGGAAGAATATCGTCTTTCCGATCCCGAAGGCCCGTCCTCCCGTCCTCCCAGACCATGACAACAACAATCTGCTGTCAGATGATCCCTGAGAAACAAGGGTTTTACATCGACTATTCACCTTTTTAATCTGCTGGATTTATTGTTATAAAGCAGTACCATGTGTTTTGAACAGTGCAAAGCAAAACTGtatgtttcagagtggccttttattgtggccagcctaaggcacacctgtgcaataatcatgctgtctaatcagcatcttgatatgccacacctgtgaggtgggatggattatctcggcaaaggagaagtgctcactatcacagattttttcagatttgtgaacaatatttgagagaaatggttattttgtgtatctagaaaatgttttagatctttgagttcatctcatgaaaaatgggagcaaaaaagtgttgcatttatatttttgttcagtgtagctaTATCCCATACTTTTGATATTTCCAAAATCTGAAAATCGGCGTGTAACCTTAAGAATTGTCACTACCGAACACGTATTATCTTCAATTAAGTAAACTTTTTCGGGGTTTTATGCAAAGTATTAGGTTTTTATGTGTGTGAACCTCTTAAAAAATGTGTATGCTAGCCATGTACTTGCTAGCATTATTTAGTTATGCTCAATTTTagtcagaatcgtcactaccgaaacatacGGTTACGTTTCGGTAATTGACATGGTCGTTTCGGTAGTGACAAAATGCAATGGTAAGCAGGTAAATCCCAtagttttttaataaatgtgttttaaaatcTGAAAATCAGTGTGTTACTTTAAAAGGTCTCTTATTATACTATTGTTAGGcatataggtctcagatatataacaaacatgtctatgaagtgttttgctcaaaataccaaacagatcatgcattctaGCCTCatccccctctatttcagcctgttactaaagtgctgattctgggtcagcAGCTTCAAACATTTACACTTCAACATAAGGCATGTTATGATACTGATTGGTTTAATGTATGTTCAATTTCAACAAtcatcaactctggaatcaatatGATCAGTATTATGCATTTTACAAAGAAAGTTTGCATTATGAATTGTATAAATTGAACTTTAAACTTTCATTACAAATTAAATTGCATTCATTTAATTGTGAAAACCCTCAAgaaatatttgttaaaatactATTTAGACAACGGAAGGTAAAACaatcttaacaggttaatataaTACTTTTTCTTCAGTGTATgtatgtttcggtagtgaccatTTTTGGTAGAGGAAGAACATTCCAATACAGTCTGAAAATACGATATAGTATTGGGGAAAAAacatacaacattttaaaacgGTTCCAACCTGACTTTGCACCAATTCGGTAGAATGGCCCATACTGTATAGTGTAGAACTTCAATAAATTATTTGAGCTAATCATGCACATACAACCAGCAATCTATGCAACATCCAGCTCTTTAAATGCTAATTTAAATGTTGCAGGATTATTAAAATGCATTAAAAGTCAGATATTCTTGGTACAATCCCCATACACAAGATGATCtcccaaatgtaatgtaattgttgCTATTGTCACTTAATACAACTTTATACTGTATATGCTTCATTTTACTTTAGACATAAGTGTAgttatcaatcaatcatcaGAAGTACAGGACATATTGTGGTGTTCTAACAGCGATGTTATACCAATGAGAAAATGCATTGTAAtgtgaaataaaataattgttttatttcaGTTCATTCTTACTGTTCTCATATGCACTAAACCAAAATATATTATGTTTCTGTCTGATAAACCGATTCATTTCCAGCAATCAAACAAAAGTaccatatatttagttattttgtgtgtttgttttctcaAACTCTAAGACGTTGTGATGGGCATTTCTCATAATGTTAAAATACTTCATATACAATATGTtcttattaaaataaaatacaaattagTAATACATTTAGGAAAAGTGTTATCTGCAGCCCtgctcaaaaatgtatttaaacatttgtttttttgtatCAATGAATGTGAGTAAGCAGAGCGTTTGTAACGGAGGTGATCGGGgccatagatctcggcctccgttacggaTTGTGTAgctttgttggtggcgaaatgtATGTAGTGTGTGCATTTgttttagtttgtctgtctctgtttgCTGGTTTTATGTTAAAAGTGTTCCCCTTCCCCCATGTCTGTCgctgttgattgtgtgcacctggtgccctgtgttgtctcctccccccccacctgtgtctaattgctgattagtgtgtgtgtgtatttaggctctgttgccctgtctgttttggggctggaagtgtgtgtgagatcccgGTGGCTGCAGGCTGTGCTCAAGGAAACAacaacagcaggattgaggctgtgtgtcattgtgttcatgatttaataaatgcccacaccgggttatatttttggacgttctgcctctgcctccttgcttgcttggtcgggccgctcaattgtcggCGTCACAATTGGTGTTAGAAGTGGGATTGACCAAGTGAAGAGGTGAAAATGATGGAGGAACTGAGGGAGATGATGAGATCACTCCTGCAGCTTCAGGCAGCCGCTGAGCAGCAGTTCACACAGGTACAGGAACGGGAATCCATGATGGAAGAGGAACTGAGACTCCGGGGGCAAGACGGCAGATTGGCTAAAGGCTCAACGGGCACTAACTCTGCTGCTGAGGCATCAAAAGGTCCTGGCGGAGAACTGGAGATTGGTGCAAGAGCAGAAAGAGGAGCAGCTCCGgttaatgattttatgtgcttttttaacgataaaattgttactcttagaaactaaattaatgacctcttgcctttgaccagtatagtgttatcaacagctcccggaaacgtaagttctaatattacactagaatgcttttcagccataaaccttgaacaattacattcaatgattctctcttctaaaccatcaacgtgcatgttagacccaattccaactaagctgttgaaggaagtttttccattaatattagcacttctttattaaatattatgaatatgtctttattatcaggctatgttccacaatcattcaaagtagcagtgataaaaccgcttcttaaaaagcacaacctcgaggttttagccaactatagacctatttctaatcttccgttcctctcaaaaattcttgagaaagcggtcgcaaaacagttgtgtgattacttaaaaaacaatgatttatttgaagattttcagtctggctttagaacacatcatagcacagagacagctctggttaaagtcacaaattacattctaatagcctcagacaagggacttgtctctattcttgttttgctcgatctcagtgctgcatttgataccatcgaccatgatatcctattgcaaagactagagcacttagttggcatacagggaactgctttaggctggtttaggtcctatctatctgaacgctctcagtttgtacgtgttaacgatgaatcttccacgcaaaccaaagttagccatggagtgccacagggctcagtgctcggacctattttgttcacattatatatgcttccgttaggcaatattataaggaatcattctgtaaactttcattgttatgcggatgatactcaactatatttatcaatcaagcctgatgaaattaa is a genomic window of Pseudochaenichthys georgianus chromosome 21, fPseGeo1.2, whole genome shotgun sequence containing:
- the casp10 gene encoding caspase-8; amino-acid sequence: MDFQKLLLDVGKDISRDDVKALAYLCTDLLDRNQTSVEARDLFRRLQDKDHLSAERPHLVKELLLIIKRNRLIRDLGLHDFTTSNLISPYRKLLYNLSEGITDDDLRNVKFLLIGRLDRRTLEENVSTLEVFLAMEHMDLIDDTNLKLLETIVQSVCPMLKEKIDRFKALQETNISPSAEETGRQRSVSFPNDQNQVPQSLDLERAASCQLAEIFPSMNECTSNTSLDLPEGQACEVLPGLSDLNIGTSSCGDLIGRIDALEMLPSQKNMASSEMKTSLATNTHIEVLGKYPMTAAKRGICLIVNNYKFAQSFKTREGTNLDAECLWKVFEWLGFETVLEKDLKGDEIKSVMLELGRRNHNQMDCLVCCILSHGKEGSVHGVDGQPVEIKRLMEPVNGSHCPSLAGKPKLFFIQACQGNSEQKAVYIEADSPAESYIFSDAYKASDTIPADADFLMGMSTVASFVSFRDKRSGSWYIQSLCQNLVQMVLIGCDLGSIMTKVNADVSKKSNGISKQMPQLLSTLRKNIVFPIPKARPPVLPDHDNNNLLSDDP